Below is a window of Lacrimispora xylanolytica DNA.
GGAATTTCGCCGTATGTACAACGACAGCTAATCCATAAAGTCAAGATAAAGAGTGCCAAATGATGCCATACGCTCCGATTCTCCCCGCTCCGATGCTGCATAGACTCCAATGGTGCACCCGGTAAAACCTCCTGCCATCTCCGAGCAAAGCTCTTTTAACTCCAGGGAATCGACAAGGACCGTCTGGTCTGCTTCCCCGAGGAGCCGCTGGTCTTCCCCCTTTAGGTATATGGTATGCAGACTGCCGGATATAACAGGGTTCCCCCACTCCGACACTTCATCTCCCGTTCGTTTTATCATAACTGCTTCTAAGCTTCCAGCCCGGTTCTTTATGACTGCTTTTACATAATGATTCTCATCATAGAAATAAATGAGCCCGGCCTCTTCTCCTTCCATCAAATCCGCATCTATCTCCACCCAGGCTTCAAAGCTGCGGGACAGAAGTCTTGTACAGATAAAGGAGGGAACCGACAGATCCTCAATAGTTACAGTCTTAAAAGGAAGATAAAGCTTTCCCTGTTCTATCTTAAGGGGCAGCATGTCTGGATTTCCCCTTAAACCAAGACACCTCATATCAAGAGGAGATGTCCATAGGATATCCCCCCTTGCAGCCGGCTTTGCTCTGTCACAACCAGGTAAGAACTTCATCTTTTGCTGCTCCATGACCGTTCCCACCATTGGGTTTACAACGGGCCAATCTTCTTCCCATTCTACTTTTGCTAAAAATGTTTCCCTGCCAAGCTCCGCACATCCATTCTTCGGCCTCGTTCCCAACATGACCATAAACCAATCCCCGCTTGGGCTCTCCACCAAATCCCCATGACCAATATTTTGTATGGGGTAACCATGGCCCAGATGACGGTGAGTGAGAATCGGATTATGAGGACATGATTCATAAGGACCAAAGACAGACCGGCTTCTGGCAACTGCTACGCTGTGATGGAAGGCTGTTCCTCCCTCTGCCAGCATCAGATAATAAAAATCATCCTTGCGATATACATGAGGCCCTTCCGCCCAGATAGTGTGTTTCATACTTCCATCAAAAACACTTACTGGTTTGCCCAGGAGCTTTCCTTCCCTTAAATCAAGCTCTTGAATCCATATCTCACAGTCTCCATAATAAGCCGCGTTCTCTTTTGCTCTCTGGCCTACATAATAGCAGGTTTCATCATCAAAAAACAAACTGGGGTCAATACCAGGGGCATTTTCCAAGTATATAGGATCCGACCACGGCCCATTTGCTGTCTCTGCTGTGACATAGAAATTCCCCCCGCCAGACACATTGGTAGTAATCACATAAAACAATCCATTAAAATACCGTATGGTAGGCGCATAAATCCCCTGGGAGACTTTGGCTCCATTTAAGCAAAGCTGCTCCTCCCGTTCCAGCACATGGCCGATCTGTTCCCAATCACTTAAATTATCGCTTTTAAAAACCGGTATTCCAGGTGCATATGCAAAGGTGGAATGAACCATATAAAACTCTTCCCCCACCCGGCATATGGAAGGGTCCGGGTAAAACCCCTTTTGAATGGGATTTGTAATCGTTATCATCTTAATCACCTCTCTTTGAATACCATTCCTATAAGCACACCACAGAAAACGGTTTTACAGGAAGTAAAGCCTCATTAAACAGGTTCACCTCGCAATATCCCTCTTTTGCAAACTGAATCTCTATGGGATCCTCTGATAAGGATTCAAAGGTAAGTGTAACGCTTGTATCAAGACTAAAAGTTTCTATTTCTTTTATCTGTTTCCCTTGCCAAATCTTCAGGCTTTTAATTTCTTCTCCTTTGAGGGTGAGACTCTTACCTGTATCTGAGAAATGAAGAATGAGCTTATTCTCTATTCTCTCAGCCTTTATAAACTCCGGAGATTCACAAAGAATGTCTTCCCCATATATTTTTCCACGTGCCAGAAGGGCAAGCCTTTCCCCAACTTCAATCTTCTCCTTAGGATGGATATCCTCGTACATGCCAAGGTCCATGATAGAAATCATATAAGCACCTGGAACAAGCTTGGAGACCAGTTCCTGCCGTTCCCTGATAGCTGGGTAGCCGTTGCCATCATTTCCAAGCCACCAGCCAAATGGAGCCAGCTGAACAAAAAGAAATGGCAACTCATCCTTCCAAAGCTTTCTCCAGCAGCGGATCATTGTTTCAAAGGTCTTATCGTATATGTCTGCATGACCTGCATCGGATTCTCCCTGATACCAGAGAACTCCTTTTACTGGAAAAGGTGCAAGCTTTTTGAGCATGGTCTCATAAAGGCCTGATGGGCGATAATGATGGTATGGTCCAAGAAGAACTGCGGGATCACCTGCATTTCTTTCCATCCATTCTTTCTGATCCTCTTCATTCATGCCATACATCATGGCTCTCCAGTCAATCTGATGCTCATAAGAGTCTTCAAATGCCCAGCCCTCCATGCTCTTATTCTTAATCTCTTCTTCTGGCATAGAAGATAAGGCCTGTTGATACTCTTCTTTAAAAACATGTAACGGTTCTTCATCAAAACAGGACCAGTCCATCCAGGCACAGGCAGGTGTCCCGCCCCAGTTACAGCCAATAACACCCACTGGAACGCCAATGACCGGCTGCAAAGATCTGGCAAAGGAATATCCCGGTGCAGAAAAGGTCTCCCACTGAAAATCATGCTCTAAAAACCAGCTCCCGGAATCTGGCAGCTCCCTCTTCTGGCCTTCAAATGCAATTCTCTTACAGTTGAACATATGTATATCATCATTTCTTTCCCACTTCTTTATATCATTCCAGTGAGCGTCGTATCTTAGAAAATACTCCATGTTGGACTGGCCTGCCGCAATATAGATATCTCCTATGCTTATATTGGAAATGGTGACTTCCGGAGCTTCCTCCTCATCCACAAAAATGGACAGAGTAAGTCCCACACCAGCATTCTGTTTTGAAAGCTCGCAGTAAAAGGTAACTCCATGGATCTCTGCCTCCTCCATATCATTGCAAAGGCTTATGCGAAGCCGTTTTGCCCCTGTTACTGTCCCCCATACTTTAATGGTCTTATCCCGTTGAAGCATCATTCCATCTTGAAAGATTTCAGGTAATTCAATTCGTGCCATACACTTCCCCCTAAGTATAAAATATGAAACTATTTTTCTATATTGTAGCATAGATATTTTTTTATCAAAACATAAAACTTGCTCATTTTTTATAATTATAGGCAAACAAGAAAGAGTCTGACTCGTTTGCAGAACTTTCTTATAAAATAAAAAAGCCGTCACCCGCTATCGGGTAACAGCCTTCTTTTCACCATGTTTGTCCAGAAACTACATGAAGCAGTTTCTGGTTACACAAAACTTGAATTAAGCTTCAACGTTGATGATTTCTTTCTTGTTGTAAGAACCGCAAGCCTTGCAAACTCTGTGAGGCATCATCAGCTCACCGCATTTGCTGCACTTCACTAAGTTTGGAGCGCTCATCTTCCAGTTTGCTCTACGTTTGTCTCTTCTAGCTTTAGAAGATTTGTTCTTTGGACAGATAGACATGGTTACACCTCCTTAAACTGTTTAAAAATATCCTGGATGACTGCCATTCTAGGGTCTGTAGGCCTAATATCGCAGTCACAAGTCTCACGATTGAGATTTGTTCCACATCTATTACAAATCCCCTTACAGTCTTCACTGCAGAGAACCTTCATAGGCAGGTTCAGTATGAGTTCATCACAAACCAACTGGTCTACATCCAGATTATAACCACTAACATATGGTTGTTCATCGAGATCTTCTTCACGCTCTTCCTCTGATTCACCTAAGTCAATCGTACGGATGATATCAAAATCCAAATCAATTGGAACAGGTTCCAGGCAGCGGTCACATGGAATAACAAGGGTAAGCTCTGCTTTCCCTTCCACTACCAGCTTTTTGCCTCCCAGATTGATAATCCGCAGCGTAACTGGTTTCTCAGCCGCTACTTTATAATCACCGTTTGGCCCATGATAGACTGTCATCTCGATATCTGGCGTATAAGTTTTCTCTTTCCCTTCCAGGGTAAACAACTCGGTTA
It encodes the following:
- a CDS encoding glycoside hydrolase family 43 protein, which produces MITITNPIQKGFYPDPSICRVGEEFYMVHSTFAYAPGIPVFKSDNLSDWEQIGHVLEREEQLCLNGAKVSQGIYAPTIRYFNGLFYVITTNVSGGGNFYVTAETANGPWSDPIYLENAPGIDPSLFFDDETCYYVGQRAKENAAYYGDCEIWIQELDLREGKLLGKPVSVFDGSMKHTIWAEGPHVYRKDDFYYLMLAEGGTAFHHSVAVARSRSVFGPYESCPHNPILTHRHLGHGYPIQNIGHGDLVESPSGDWFMVMLGTRPKNGCAELGRETFLAKVEWEEDWPVVNPMVGTVMEQQKMKFLPGCDRAKPAARGDILWTSPLDMRCLGLRGNPDMLPLKIEQGKLYLPFKTVTIEDLSVPSFICTRLLSRSFEAWVEIDADLMEGEEAGLIYFYDENHYVKAVIKNRAGSLEAVMIKRTGDEVSEWGNPVISGSLHTIYLKGEDQRLLGEADQTVLVDSLELKELCSEMAGGFTGCTIGVYAASERGESERMASFGTLYLDFMD
- a CDS encoding sialate O-acetylesterase, translated to MARIELPEIFQDGMMLQRDKTIKVWGTVTGAKRLRISLCNDMEEAEIHGVTFYCELSKQNAGVGLTLSIFVDEEEAPEVTISNISIGDIYIAAGQSNMEYFLRYDAHWNDIKKWERNDDIHMFNCKRIAFEGQKRELPDSGSWFLEHDFQWETFSAPGYSFARSLQPVIGVPVGVIGCNWGGTPACAWMDWSCFDEEPLHVFKEEYQQALSSMPEEEIKNKSMEGWAFEDSYEHQIDWRAMMYGMNEEDQKEWMERNAGDPAVLLGPYHHYRPSGLYETMLKKLAPFPVKGVLWYQGESDAGHADIYDKTFETMIRCWRKLWKDELPFLFVQLAPFGWWLGNDGNGYPAIRERQELVSKLVPGAYMISIMDLGMYEDIHPKEKIEVGERLALLARGKIYGEDILCESPEFIKAERIENKLILHFSDTGKSLTLKGEEIKSLKIWQGKQIKEIETFSLDTSVTLTFESLSEDPIEIQFAKEGYCEVNLFNEALLPVKPFSVVCL
- the rpmF gene encoding 50S ribosomal protein L32, with amino-acid sequence MSICPKNKSSKARRDKRRANWKMSAPNLVKCSKCGELMMPHRVCKACGSYNKKEIINVEA
- a CDS encoding YceD family protein, translating into MLINLTELFTLEGKEKTYTPDIEMTVYHGPNGDYKVAAEKPVTLRIINLGGKKLVVEGKAELTLVIPCDRCLEPVPIDLDFDIIRTIDLGESEEEREEDLDEQPYVSGYNLDVDQLVCDELILNLPMKVLCSEDCKGICNRCGTNLNRETCDCDIRPTDPRMAVIQDIFKQFKEV